One window from the genome of Pseudomonas frederiksbergensis encodes:
- a CDS encoding MFS transporter, giving the protein MTSTSSPEPQGKPAWGAVLAMSLAAFALVASEFMPVSLLTPVAADLQITEGQAGQGIAVSGAFALVTSLFIASIAARIERKWLLSALTLLMIISGTVAALAPCYLVFMVGRALIGVAIGGFWSLSAATAMRLVPEDKVPRALAIVNGGNALATVVAAPLGSFLGAIIGWRGAFCCIVPVAVLALAWLLFSLPSMPSQAKRGAGNPFKLMTRAPVALGMLAVSTFFMGQFMLFTYLRPFLESVTQVDVSLLSLMLLTIGLAGLLGTFLIGAFLKKGLYPTLIVIPLLMAAIALGLVGFGSSAPVTALLLGLWGLVATAAPVGWWTWLARTLPENAEAGGGLMVAIVQLAIASGATVGGVLFDVSGYRATFETSAAVLVVAAVLTVLAARATDRQSAQTSAPTSYGTTG; this is encoded by the coding sequence ATGACCTCTACCTCATCACCAGAACCACAGGGCAAGCCTGCGTGGGGCGCTGTGCTTGCCATGTCGTTGGCAGCCTTCGCGCTCGTTGCGTCGGAATTCATGCCCGTCAGCCTGCTGACACCGGTGGCTGCCGATCTCCAGATCACTGAAGGACAGGCCGGCCAGGGCATCGCCGTCTCCGGTGCCTTTGCGTTGGTCACCAGTCTGTTCATCGCATCGATTGCGGCGCGAATCGAGCGCAAGTGGCTGCTTTCGGCGCTGACGTTGTTGATGATCATCTCCGGAACAGTGGCGGCGCTCGCGCCCTGTTACCTGGTTTTCATGGTCGGGCGCGCATTGATCGGCGTTGCGATTGGCGGCTTCTGGTCGCTGTCGGCGGCGACGGCCATGCGGTTGGTGCCGGAGGACAAAGTCCCTCGCGCGCTGGCCATCGTCAACGGCGGCAATGCCTTGGCCACGGTGGTGGCCGCCCCGTTGGGCAGCTTCCTCGGCGCGATAATCGGCTGGCGTGGTGCGTTTTGCTGCATCGTGCCTGTCGCTGTGCTCGCCCTGGCATGGCTGCTGTTCAGCCTGCCTTCGATGCCCAGCCAGGCAAAGCGGGGCGCGGGCAATCCGTTCAAGCTGATGACCCGGGCACCGGTTGCCTTGGGCATGTTGGCAGTCAGCACCTTCTTCATGGGCCAGTTCATGTTATTCACTTACCTGCGGCCGTTCCTGGAGAGCGTGACCCAAGTGGACGTCTCGCTGCTTTCGCTGATGTTGCTGACGATTGGTCTGGCAGGATTGCTTGGCACCTTCCTGATCGGCGCGTTCCTGAAAAAAGGCCTGTATCCCACTCTTATCGTCATCCCGCTGTTGATGGCGGCGATCGCCCTCGGGTTGGTGGGGTTCGGCAGTTCCGCTCCCGTCACGGCCCTCCTGCTTGGTCTCTGGGGCCTGGTGGCCACGGCAGCGCCGGTGGGCTGGTGGACCTGGCTGGCCAGGACGTTGCCGGAAAATGCCGAGGCAGGGGGTGGTTTGATGGTCGCGATCGTTCAATTGGCCATCGCTTCAGGTGCTACGGTGGGCGGCGTTCTGTTTGACGTGAGCGGCTATCGTGCGACCTTTGAAACCAGCGCGGCGGTGCTGGTTGTGGCCGCTGTCCTGACGGTCCTGGCGGCGCGCGCGACGGACCGGCAATCGGCACAAACATCGGCCCCCACGTCATATGGCACCACGGGTTGA
- a CDS encoding AraC family transcriptional regulator yields MTTQDRSAQQRLANLIGHRTPGPGDFGTSMAGLCLFRRDAPAPPMICMIEPSIVLVAQGVKQVWIGGQAYGYDTTRFLMTSLDMPANSEVLAASPERPCLGLVMRLDLRMVADLVAQGCVAPRVERPVGIGAGIGTASQEFLEPFGRLLALLDEPEAIPVLAPLIQREIHYRLLMGDQAGRLRQIASVDSQGYRIAKAIDWLKLNYTGPVRVDDLAARVQMSAPTFHHHFRQLTAMSPLQYQKWLRLNEAKRLMLNEHLDVASAAYQVGYESPSQFSREYSRLFGASPKRDIAAARRPADIMKTD; encoded by the coding sequence ATGACCACCCAAGACAGATCGGCCCAACAGAGGCTCGCCAACCTCATCGGTCACCGAACACCGGGCCCGGGCGACTTTGGAACGTCAATGGCAGGCCTTTGTCTGTTCCGCCGCGACGCCCCTGCCCCGCCCATGATCTGCATGATCGAGCCAAGCATCGTCCTCGTCGCCCAAGGGGTGAAACAGGTGTGGATTGGCGGCCAGGCGTACGGGTACGACACCACGCGCTTTCTCATGACCTCACTGGACATGCCCGCGAACTCCGAGGTGCTGGCGGCCAGCCCGGAACGGCCCTGCCTAGGCCTGGTCATGCGCCTCGATTTGCGCATGGTGGCGGATCTGGTCGCCCAAGGTTGCGTGGCGCCACGGGTCGAGCGTCCCGTCGGAATTGGTGCGGGAATCGGCACCGCGTCCCAGGAGTTTCTCGAGCCGTTCGGGCGCCTGCTGGCCCTGCTCGATGAACCCGAAGCGATCCCGGTGCTGGCGCCCCTGATCCAGCGTGAGATCCATTATCGGTTGTTGATGGGCGACCAGGCCGGGCGGCTCAGGCAGATTGCCTCCGTCGACAGCCAGGGTTACCGGATCGCCAAAGCCATCGACTGGTTGAAACTGAACTACACCGGGCCGGTTCGCGTGGACGATCTCGCGGCGCGCGTGCAGATGAGCGCCCCAACCTTCCATCATCACTTCCGCCAGCTCACGGCGATGAGCCCACTGCAATATCAGAAATGGCTGCGGTTGAACGAAGCAAAGCGCCTGATGCTCAACGAGCACCTGGACGTGGCGAGCGCCGCCTACCAGGTGGGCTATGAAAGCCCCTCGCAGTTCAGCCGTGAATACAGCCGACTGTTCGGCGCGTCCCCCAAGCGGGACATTGCAGCGGCGCGCAGGCCGGCAGATATCATGAAAACTGACTGA